A window of the Haloquadratum walsbyi C23 genome harbors these coding sequences:
- the lysW gene encoding lysine biosynthesis protein LysW has product MVETIMGEDPLTGEEIEIPANVEVGEIVDSPATGAELEIVATDPLTLEEAPELEEDWGE; this is encoded by the coding sequence ATGGTAGAAACCATTATGGGAGAAGATCCGCTCACGGGAGAGGAGATTGAAATCCCAGCTAATGTAGAGGTTGGAGAAATCGTTGATAGTCCTGCAACAGGGGCCGAGCTTGAAATTGTTGCCACCGATCCATTGACACTTGAAGAGGCTCCAGAGCTCGAAGAGGATTGGGGCGAGTGA
- a CDS encoding argininosuccinate synthase: MTRVALAFSGGLDTTVCVSLLKEEYGYDEVIGVTVDVGQPATEFEEAQATADAHGIDLHVVDATAEFVDLCFDSVRANATYQGYPLGTALARPIIAESIVSVAKAENCDALAHGCTGKGNDQLRFEAVWRNSDLTVIAPIRELELTREWEQEYAAEHNLPVQAGNDGVWSIDTNLWSRSIEGGKLEDPNYTPPEDVYEWTADPATTTETELITIGFESGYPVSINDNAYDPVELVETLNEVAGEHGVGRTDMMEDRMLGLKVRENYEHPAATTLLNAHKALEGLVLTKDERDFKRHIDSEWAQKGYEGLVDHPLMGALEGFIDATQQRVTGTVTIKFEGGQARPVGRESAAAAYSADAASFNTSSIGEITQQDATGIAKYHGYQGRIANAATETDTK; the protein is encoded by the coding sequence ATGACACGTGTGGCACTCGCATTTTCTGGCGGGCTCGACACGACAGTATGTGTTTCACTGCTCAAGGAAGAATACGGGTACGATGAGGTAATCGGCGTCACTGTCGATGTTGGTCAGCCAGCAACCGAGTTTGAAGAGGCACAAGCGACCGCCGACGCGCATGGTATTGATCTGCATGTTGTCGACGCAACAGCCGAGTTTGTTGATCTATGCTTTGATTCTGTCCGGGCAAATGCAACGTATCAAGGATATCCTCTTGGGACAGCACTGGCTCGTCCGATAATCGCAGAATCGATCGTATCCGTTGCTAAGGCTGAGAATTGCGATGCACTCGCACACGGCTGTACGGGGAAAGGGAATGATCAACTTCGTTTCGAGGCTGTGTGGCGAAATTCAGATCTTACCGTTATCGCTCCGATTCGTGAACTTGAGTTGACACGGGAATGGGAACAAGAGTATGCTGCTGAACATAATCTTCCGGTTCAAGCTGGAAATGATGGTGTTTGGTCGATTGATACGAATCTGTGGAGTCGCTCAATTGAGGGTGGGAAGCTTGAGGATCCGAACTATACCCCACCTGAGGACGTCTATGAATGGACAGCTGATCCAGCAACTACCACTGAGACCGAACTCATCACCATTGGGTTTGAATCGGGATATCCAGTGAGCATCAACGATAACGCGTACGACCCTGTCGAACTCGTTGAGACGCTTAATGAGGTTGCAGGAGAGCATGGTGTCGGGCGAACAGATATGATGGAAGATCGTATGCTCGGGTTGAAAGTGCGCGAAAATTATGAACATCCCGCTGCGACAACATTATTAAACGCTCATAAAGCCCTTGAAGGGCTTGTTCTCACGAAGGATGAGCGAGATTTCAAGCGTCATATCGACAGTGAGTGGGCACAGAAGGGATATGAGGGGCTTGTCGATCATCCACTAATGGGTGCGTTGGAAGGATTCATCGATGCAACACAACAGCGAGTAACCGGAACGGTCACAATCAAATTTGAGGGTGGGCAAGCACGCCCAGTCGGTCGTGAATCTGCCGCTGCCGCATATTCTGCGGACGCCGCATCATTCAATACAAGTTCGATTGGCGAGATAACGCAACAGGATGCAACAGGTATCGCAAAGTATCATGGATACCAGGGTCGCATTGCGAATGCAGCTACTGAAACTGATACAAAATAA
- the argH gene encoding argininosuccinate lyase, whose translation MSEENPANAVNDTNETDPSDNIGVVRRERFSGGPARGFLSSLAADERIFAADIAVDRAHVVMLIEQDIIDAATGESILTALDSVETAGHDELPDGEDVHEAIETAVIDRVGPAGGKMHTARSRNDEVATCIRYRLRSDLLQAIDATLELEKILLEAGKAYTETIMPGYTHLQPAQPITVGHWLCSYAAGIERDTARLLDAYDRVNTSPLGAAAFAGTPFEIDRERTATLLGFDDVLENTIDAVAARDSLIETLSALAAHAITLSGMAEDLIIFANKGYVKLADQYASTSSIMPQKVNPDTLELVRAVAGDVTGELTGLLTTLKGLPRAYNRDLQRATPHVWGAIDDTTETTAIVGGAIKTAQWADEALESAAGDGFSTATGIADALAMAGIPFRTAHEVLAVATDRAGNETPTVETLNHAAEDILGESLFTYVDQDTIIDILDPVMNVSTRDSRGGPATTAVTATIEMYENNHTTQTTAHETRRNKITSANALLDQEVQEYV comes from the coding sequence ATGAGTGAGGAGAACCCGGCGAATGCTGTCAACGATACCAACGAAACAGATCCATCAGATAATATAGGTGTCGTCCGACGTGAGCGATTTAGCGGTGGTCCAGCTCGTGGGTTCCTCTCAAGTCTTGCTGCCGACGAGCGAATTTTTGCAGCCGATATTGCTGTTGACCGTGCGCATGTTGTCATGTTGATTGAACAGGATATCATCGACGCGGCAACTGGGGAGTCAATACTCACTGCGCTTGACTCAGTTGAGACCGCAGGTCATGATGAGCTTCCAGACGGTGAAGATGTTCATGAGGCGATTGAAACAGCGGTCATCGACCGTGTCGGTCCAGCAGGCGGGAAGATGCATACTGCACGAAGCCGAAACGATGAGGTTGCAACATGTATTCGATATCGACTTCGATCGGATTTGCTTCAGGCAATCGATGCAACATTAGAGTTAGAGAAGATACTGCTTGAGGCTGGAAAGGCTTATACAGAGACCATAATGCCCGGATATACACATCTTCAGCCGGCACAGCCAATCACTGTCGGACACTGGTTATGTTCATATGCGGCTGGAATAGAGCGCGACACTGCCCGGTTACTTGATGCATATGACCGTGTGAATACATCACCGCTTGGTGCTGCTGCATTCGCTGGGACGCCATTCGAGATTGATCGTGAGCGAACAGCGACCCTGTTGGGATTCGATGATGTACTTGAGAATACGATAGATGCTGTCGCTGCTCGAGATAGTTTGATAGAGACTCTCAGCGCACTTGCAGCGCACGCGATAACACTGTCTGGGATGGCTGAGGATCTCATAATATTCGCTAATAAAGGATATGTGAAGCTTGCAGATCAATACGCCTCGACATCCTCAATTATGCCACAAAAAGTCAATCCAGATACACTTGAACTCGTGAGGGCGGTCGCTGGGGATGTCACAGGGGAGTTGACTGGACTGTTGACAACATTGAAAGGACTCCCGCGGGCGTACAATCGGGATCTTCAACGTGCAACGCCGCACGTTTGGGGAGCAATTGACGATACCACCGAAACAACAGCAATCGTTGGTGGAGCAATCAAAACAGCACAGTGGGCTGATGAAGCACTTGAATCGGCTGCTGGGGATGGATTCTCGACAGCAACAGGCATTGCAGATGCACTTGCAATGGCGGGGATTCCATTTCGAACCGCACATGAGGTCCTTGCAGTTGCAACCGACCGTGCAGGTAATGAAACACCAACAGTTGAGACGTTGAACCATGCCGCCGAAGACATTCTTGGAGAGTCGCTATTCACGTATGTTGATCAGGACACAATTATTGATATCCTCGATCCCGTCATGAACGTCAGTACTCGAGACTCTCGCGGAGGACCAGCGACAACGGCTGTCACTGCAACAATCGAAATGTATGAAAATAATCACACTACACAGACAACCGCGCATGAGACGCGTCGCAATAAAATCACCAGTGCTAATGCATTATTAGACCAGGAGGTACAGGAATATGTCTAG
- a CDS encoding diacylglycerol/polyprenol kinase family protein: protein MTPNPDERIGSNTDADTDGRAESESGTESSAEADQVESVFTVLNVVSVSIEDNKYVTLVLNHSDNSNSRSVSGNEIKRRLVHASGTVLPLLYVINILSWSVFEIIMIIGAATAALLETVRLFIGLEWRIYDELTRSYEQTNIAGYALYAFSSTTVIIVFTPVIAVPAMMMLTLGDPISGLLGTTRAAGESKRPRTLVVMFTVCFVIGLVFLFPIAGTTGVISAGVAAVGATVADGIKPVVGGYVIDDNFSIPLIAATGSSIILSVGGHQPIISLY, encoded by the coding sequence GTGACACCAAATCCCGACGAGCGGATAGGGAGCAATACTGACGCTGATACTGATGGACGAGCAGAATCAGAAAGTGGCACCGAATCATCCGCAGAGGCTGATCAGGTTGAGTCGGTGTTTACTGTACTAAATGTGGTGAGCGTATCTATTGAGGACAACAAGTATGTTACGTTGGTGTTGAATCACAGCGACAACTCAAATTCCAGATCAGTTTCGGGTAATGAAATAAAGCGTCGACTTGTGCATGCAAGTGGTACTGTGTTACCACTGCTATATGTGATTAACATACTCAGTTGGTCAGTATTTGAGATAATCATGATTATCGGGGCAGCTACAGCGGCTTTGCTTGAGACGGTTCGACTTTTTATTGGGCTTGAATGGCGTATCTATGATGAACTTACCCGATCATACGAGCAGACGAATATTGCTGGATATGCGTTATACGCATTCAGTAGCACCACAGTCATTATTGTATTTACTCCTGTAATTGCGGTTCCAGCAATGATGATGTTAACGCTTGGCGATCCAATCTCTGGGTTGTTGGGCACAACACGGGCTGCTGGGGAGTCAAAGCGTCCGCGGACACTTGTTGTGATGTTTACGGTGTGCTTTGTGATTGGACTGGTCTTTTTGTTTCCAATAGCGGGAACGACCGGAGTAATTAGCGCTGGGGTCGCTGCGGTTGGAGCGACGGTTGCAGACGGAATAAAGCCAGTTGTTGGTGGTTATGTTATTGATGATAACTTTTCGATTCCACTGATAGCAGCGACTGGATCAAGCATTATATTATCTGTAGGTGGACATCAGCCAATCATTTCGCTTTACTGA